One Fundulus heteroclitus isolate FHET01 chromosome 1, MU-UCD_Fhet_4.1, whole genome shotgun sequence genomic window carries:
- the csde1 gene encoding cold shock domain-containing protein E1 isoform X8, with translation MERGSSEPPVARSGGSAPAASTSPMPIPRSSSVSCHPHPGSKKYKRTPLYQRSMSFDPGMLHNNGHTAYANGSGPGIRETGVVEKLLTSYGFIQCSERQARLFFHCSQYNGNLQELKIGDDVEFEVSSDRRTGKPIAVKLLKIKPEVLPEERISGQVVSSVPLNLDGKAAPGQVPSGSVCYERNGEVFYLTYTPEDVEGNGPLETGDKVSFYMETNKHTGAVSARNIQLVKKKQARCQGVVCATKEAFGFIERADVVKEIFFHYSEFKGDLEALQAGDDVEFTIKDRNGKEVATDVRLLPQGTVIFEDISIEQFEGTVVKVIPKVPTKNQSDPLPGRISTRIGFSEKELPFGEKDTKSKVTLLEGDHIQFNISTDRRDKLERATNIEILPDTFNLTKETREMGVIAAIRDGFGFIKCVDRDARMFFHFSEVLEESQLHISDEVEFTVVPDMLSAQRNHAVRIKKLPKGTVSFHTQSEQRFVGVVEKEVISAANKNASPTKGKEKEAEEGVIAYEDCGVKLTVPYHVKDLEGGGYPQAGDKVEFCINEMKRTGQQSAVSIRVLNRNASNSRRLHGFVAALKDNFGFIETANHDQEVFFHYSEMCGDVDNLELGDTVEYTLSKGKGNKVSAEKVTKVAAVNGTGEDVGASVMAGKILRPIRSVDPSQTEYQGLIEVTDEGGEKGQNYAFGIMGMTNKADCLQKGEHVRFQVCTVSQTGQKMACNVVPQRRAPVECVKDQFGFITYEVGESKKLFFHVKEVQDGVELQIGDEVEFSVVFNQRTGKCSACNVRRVSEGPKPVATPRPDRLVNRLKSITLDDASAPRLVILRQPRGPDNSKGFSVERKTRQPGVID, from the exons ATGGAAAGGGGCTCCTCTGAACCCCCCGTGGCTCGCAGCGGTGGCTCAGCCCCTGCTGCCTCCACCTCTCCCATGCCCATACCCCGTTCCTCTTCCGTCTCTTGCCACCCTCATCCTGGAAGTAAAAAGTACAAGCGGACCCCTTTGTATCAGCGATCA ATGAGTTTTGACCCAGGGATGCTTCATAACAATGGCCATACCGCATATGCCAACGGCTCAGGGCCTGGCATCAGAGAGACGGGTGTGGTGGAGAAACTCTTGACTTCCTATGGATTCATCCAGTGCTCAGAGCGTCAGGCTCGTCTTTTCTTCCACTGCTCCCAGTACAACGGCAACCTGCAGGAGCTTAAAATAGGAG ATGATGTAGAGTTTGAGGTATCCTCTGACAGGCGCACTGGCAAGCCCATAGCAGTGAAGCTGCTTAAGATAAAGCCAGAAGTGCTGCCAGAGGAGCGCATCTCGGGCCAG GTTGTCTCATCAGTCCCTCTGAACCTGGATGGAAAAGCAGCTCCTGGTCAGGTTCCCTCTGGCAGTGTTTGTTATGAACGTAACGGG GAAGTTTTTTACCTGACCTATACCCCGGAGGACGTGGAGGGCAACGGCCCTTTGGAGACAGGCGACAAAGTCAGCTTTTACATGGAGACAAACAAGCA TACTGGTGCGGTGAGCGCTCGAAATATTCAGCTTGTGAAGAAAAAGCAGGCACGGTGCCAGGGAGTGGTGTGTGCTACAAAG gAGGCCTTCGGCTTCATTGAGAGGGCAGACGTGGTGAAGGAGATCTTCTTCCACTACAGCGAGTTTAAGGGCGACCTGGAGGCTCTTCAGGCTGGAGACGACGTGGAGTTCACCATCAAAGACAGAAAC GGGAAGGAAGTGGCCACAGACGTGCGCCTGCTGCCCCAGGGCACGGTCATCTTCGAAGACATCAGCATTGAGCAGTTTGAAGGCACCGTTGTTAAAGTAATTCCCAAGGTTCCCACTAAAAACCAG AGCGACCCCCTGCCTGGCCGCATCAGTACAAGGATCGGCTTCTCTGAGAAGGAGCTTCCTTTTGGGGAGAAGGACACCAAGTCCAAGGTGACGCTTCTGGAGGGAGACCACATTCAGTTTAACATCTCCACCGACCGCAGAGATAAACTAGAGAGGGCTACAAACATTGAAATCCTCCCAGACACCTTCAACTTGACCAAGGAGACCCGTGAAAtg GGGGTGATCGCAGCCATACGCGACGGCTTCGGCTTCATAAAGTGCGTGGACCGAGATGCCAGAATGTTCTTCCACTTCAGCGAGGTCCTGGAGGAGAGCCAGCTGCACATCTCGGATGAAGTGGAGTTCACTGTTGTGCCT GATATGCTGTCCGCTCAGAGAAACCACGCCGTGCGCATCAAGAAGCTCCCCAAAGGAACGGTGTCCTTCCACACCCAGTCTGAGCAGCGTTTCGTCGGCGTCGTGGAGAAGGAGGTGATCTCAGCCGCCAACAAGAACGCAAGTCCCACTAAGGGAAAGGAGAAG GAAGCTGAAGAGGGAGTGATTGCATATGAAGACTGTGGTGTGAAGCTCACTGTGCCGTATCATGTCAAAGACCTGGAGGGAGGAGGATACCCTCAAGCTGGAGACAAg GTGGAGTTCTGCATCAACGAGATGAAGCGAACCGGCCAGCAGAGTGCAGTTTCCATCAGGGTCCTCAACCGCAATGCCTCCAACTCCAGAAGACTGCACGGTTTTGTTGCTGCGCTGAAGGATAACTTTGGCTTCATCGAAACGGCAAATCATGACCAGGAAGTTTTCTTTCACTACAG TGAAATGTGTGGGGATGTTGATAACCTGGAGCTAGGCGACACAGTGGAGTATACCCTCTCtaaaggaaaaggaaacaaagTCAGCGCTGAAAAGGTCACCAAGGTGGCTGCAG TAAATGGTACTGGTGAAGACGTTGGTGCATCAGTGATGGCAGGGAAAATCCTCCGGCCCATCCGCAGCGTGGATCCCTCACAGACCGAATATCAAGGACTTATTGAAGTCACCGACGAAG gTGGAGAAAAGGGGCAGAATTATGCCTTTGGAATCATGGGAATGACAAACAAGGCTGATTGTCTGCAGAAGGGAGAACATGTCAGGTTCCAGGTTTGCACTGTGAGCCAAACTGGCCAGAAGATGGCCTGTAATGTTGTCCCTCAGCGCAGAGCTCCAGTGGAGTGTGTCAAAGACCAG TTTGGTTTCATCACGTACGAGGTGGGAGAGAGCAAGAAGCTGTTCTTCCACGTAAAAGAAGTGCAGGACGGCGTGGAGCTGCAGATCGGCGATGAGGTGGAGTTTTCCGTCGTCTTCAACCAGCGCACTGGAAAATGTAGCGCCTGCAACGTGCGCAGAGTCAG CGAGGGACCCAAACCAGTGGCCACGCCCCGTCCCGACCGCCTGGTGAACCGCCTGAAGAGCATCACTCTGGACGACGCCAGCGCCCCTCGTCTGGTCATCCTGCGCCAGCCTCGTGGTCCCGACAATTCAAAG GGCTTCAGCGTGGAGCGGAAGACTCGCCAGCCCGGCGTCATCGATTGA
- the csde1 gene encoding cold shock domain-containing protein E1 isoform X1, with protein sequence MERGSSEPPVARSGGSAPAASTSPMPIPRSSSVSCHPHPGSKKYKRTPLYQRSMSFDPGMLHNNGHTAYANGSGPGIRETGVVEKLLTSYGFIQCSERQARLFFHCSQYNGNLQELKIGDDVEFEVSSDRRTGKPIAVKLLKIKPEVLPEERISGQVGPDLHVYPFTVLHGYIHPVVSSVPLNLDGKAAPGQVPSGSVCYERNGEVFYLTYTPEDVEGNGPLETGDKVSFYMETNKHTGAVSARNIQLVKKKQARCQGVVCATKEAFGFIERADVVKEIFFHYSEFKGDLEALQAGDDVEFTIKDRNGKEVATDVRLLPQGTVIFEDISIEQFEGTVVKVIPKVPTKNQSDPLPGRISTRIGFSEKELPFGEKDTKSKVTLLEGDHIQFNISTDRRDKLERATNIEILPDTFNLTKETREMGVIAAIRDGFGFIKCVDRDARMFFHFSEVLEESQLHISDEVEFTVVPVGSVKLFTKDMLSAQRNHAVRIKKLPKGTVSFHTQSEQRFVGVVEKEVISAANKNASPTKGKEKKKDKGKVVEKEAEEGVIAYEDCGVKLTVPYHVKDLEGGGYPQAGDKVEFCINEMKRTGQQSAVSIRVLNRNASNSRRLHGFVAALKDNFGFIETANHDQEVFFHYSEMCGDVDNLELGDTVEYTLSKGKGNKVSAEKVTKVAAVNGTGEDVGASVMAGKILRPIRSVDPSQTEYQGLIEVTDEGGEKGQNYAFGIMGMTNKADCLQKGEHVRFQVCTVSQTGQKMACNVVPQRRAPVECVKDQFGFITYEVGESKKLFFHVKEVQDGVELQIGDEVEFSVVFNQRTGKCSACNVRRVSEGPKPVATPRPDRLVNRLKSITLDDASAPRLVILRQPRGPDNSKGFSVERKTRQPGVID encoded by the exons ATGGAAAGGGGCTCCTCTGAACCCCCCGTGGCTCGCAGCGGTGGCTCAGCCCCTGCTGCCTCCACCTCTCCCATGCCCATACCCCGTTCCTCTTCCGTCTCTTGCCACCCTCATCCTGGAAGTAAAAAGTACAAGCGGACCCCTTTGTATCAGCGATCA ATGAGTTTTGACCCAGGGATGCTTCATAACAATGGCCATACCGCATATGCCAACGGCTCAGGGCCTGGCATCAGAGAGACGGGTGTGGTGGAGAAACTCTTGACTTCCTATGGATTCATCCAGTGCTCAGAGCGTCAGGCTCGTCTTTTCTTCCACTGCTCCCAGTACAACGGCAACCTGCAGGAGCTTAAAATAGGAG ATGATGTAGAGTTTGAGGTATCCTCTGACAGGCGCACTGGCAAGCCCATAGCAGTGAAGCTGCTTAAGATAAAGCCAGAAGTGCTGCCAGAGGAGCGCATCTCGGGCCAGGTGGGGCCAGACCTGCACGTCTATCCCTTTACTGTGCTGCATGGTTATATTCATCCA GTTGTCTCATCAGTCCCTCTGAACCTGGATGGAAAAGCAGCTCCTGGTCAGGTTCCCTCTGGCAGTGTTTGTTATGAACGTAACGGG GAAGTTTTTTACCTGACCTATACCCCGGAGGACGTGGAGGGCAACGGCCCTTTGGAGACAGGCGACAAAGTCAGCTTTTACATGGAGACAAACAAGCA TACTGGTGCGGTGAGCGCTCGAAATATTCAGCTTGTGAAGAAAAAGCAGGCACGGTGCCAGGGAGTGGTGTGTGCTACAAAG gAGGCCTTCGGCTTCATTGAGAGGGCAGACGTGGTGAAGGAGATCTTCTTCCACTACAGCGAGTTTAAGGGCGACCTGGAGGCTCTTCAGGCTGGAGACGACGTGGAGTTCACCATCAAAGACAGAAAC GGGAAGGAAGTGGCCACAGACGTGCGCCTGCTGCCCCAGGGCACGGTCATCTTCGAAGACATCAGCATTGAGCAGTTTGAAGGCACCGTTGTTAAAGTAATTCCCAAGGTTCCCACTAAAAACCAG AGCGACCCCCTGCCTGGCCGCATCAGTACAAGGATCGGCTTCTCTGAGAAGGAGCTTCCTTTTGGGGAGAAGGACACCAAGTCCAAGGTGACGCTTCTGGAGGGAGACCACATTCAGTTTAACATCTCCACCGACCGCAGAGATAAACTAGAGAGGGCTACAAACATTGAAATCCTCCCAGACACCTTCAACTTGACCAAGGAGACCCGTGAAAtg GGGGTGATCGCAGCCATACGCGACGGCTTCGGCTTCATAAAGTGCGTGGACCGAGATGCCAGAATGTTCTTCCACTTCAGCGAGGTCCTGGAGGAGAGCCAGCTGCACATCTCGGATGAAGTGGAGTTCACTGTTGTGCCTGTAGGTTCTGTTAAGCTTTTCACAAAA GATATGCTGTCCGCTCAGAGAAACCACGCCGTGCGCATCAAGAAGCTCCCCAAAGGAACGGTGTCCTTCCACACCCAGTCTGAGCAGCGTTTCGTCGGCGTCGTGGAGAAGGAGGTGATCTCAGCCGCCAACAAGAACGCAAGTCCCACTAAGGGAAAGGAGAAG AAAAAAGACAAG GGTAAAGTTGTGGAAAAG GAAGCTGAAGAGGGAGTGATTGCATATGAAGACTGTGGTGTGAAGCTCACTGTGCCGTATCATGTCAAAGACCTGGAGGGAGGAGGATACCCTCAAGCTGGAGACAAg GTGGAGTTCTGCATCAACGAGATGAAGCGAACCGGCCAGCAGAGTGCAGTTTCCATCAGGGTCCTCAACCGCAATGCCTCCAACTCCAGAAGACTGCACGGTTTTGTTGCTGCGCTGAAGGATAACTTTGGCTTCATCGAAACGGCAAATCATGACCAGGAAGTTTTCTTTCACTACAG TGAAATGTGTGGGGATGTTGATAACCTGGAGCTAGGCGACACAGTGGAGTATACCCTCTCtaaaggaaaaggaaacaaagTCAGCGCTGAAAAGGTCACCAAGGTGGCTGCAG TAAATGGTACTGGTGAAGACGTTGGTGCATCAGTGATGGCAGGGAAAATCCTCCGGCCCATCCGCAGCGTGGATCCCTCACAGACCGAATATCAAGGACTTATTGAAGTCACCGACGAAG gTGGAGAAAAGGGGCAGAATTATGCCTTTGGAATCATGGGAATGACAAACAAGGCTGATTGTCTGCAGAAGGGAGAACATGTCAGGTTCCAGGTTTGCACTGTGAGCCAAACTGGCCAGAAGATGGCCTGTAATGTTGTCCCTCAGCGCAGAGCTCCAGTGGAGTGTGTCAAAGACCAG TTTGGTTTCATCACGTACGAGGTGGGAGAGAGCAAGAAGCTGTTCTTCCACGTAAAAGAAGTGCAGGACGGCGTGGAGCTGCAGATCGGCGATGAGGTGGAGTTTTCCGTCGTCTTCAACCAGCGCACTGGAAAATGTAGCGCCTGCAACGTGCGCAGAGTCAG CGAGGGACCCAAACCAGTGGCCACGCCCCGTCCCGACCGCCTGGTGAACCGCCTGAAGAGCATCACTCTGGACGACGCCAGCGCCCCTCGTCTGGTCATCCTGCGCCAGCCTCGTGGTCCCGACAATTCAAAG GGCTTCAGCGTGGAGCGGAAGACTCGCCAGCCCGGCGTCATCGATTGA
- the csde1 gene encoding cold shock domain-containing protein E1 isoform X4 translates to MERGSSEPPVARSGGSAPAASTSPMPIPRSSSVSCHPHPGSKKYKRTPLYQRSMSFDPGMLHNNGHTAYANGSGPGIRETGVVEKLLTSYGFIQCSERQARLFFHCSQYNGNLQELKIGDDVEFEVSSDRRTGKPIAVKLLKIKPEVLPEERISGQVGPDLHVYPFTVLHGYIHPVVSSVPLNLDGKAAPGQVPSGSVCYERNGEVFYLTYTPEDVEGNGPLETGDKVSFYMETNKHTGAVSARNIQLVKKKQARCQGVVCATKEAFGFIERADVVKEIFFHYSEFKGDLEALQAGDDVEFTIKDRNGKEVATDVRLLPQGTVIFEDISIEQFEGTVVKVIPKVPTKNQSDPLPGRISTRIGFSEKELPFGEKDTKSKVTLLEGDHIQFNISTDRRDKLERATNIEILPDTFNLTKETREMGVIAAIRDGFGFIKCVDRDARMFFHFSEVLEESQLHISDEVEFTVVPVGSVKLFTKDMLSAQRNHAVRIKKLPKGTVSFHTQSEQRFVGVVEKEVISAANKNASPTKGKEKEAEEGVIAYEDCGVKLTVPYHVKDLEGGGYPQAGDKVEFCINEMKRTGQQSAVSIRVLNRNASNSRRLHGFVAALKDNFGFIETANHDQEVFFHYSEMCGDVDNLELGDTVEYTLSKGKGNKVSAEKVTKVAAVNGTGEDVGASVMAGKILRPIRSVDPSQTEYQGLIEVTDEGGEKGQNYAFGIMGMTNKADCLQKGEHVRFQVCTVSQTGQKMACNVVPQRRAPVECVKDQFGFITYEVGESKKLFFHVKEVQDGVELQIGDEVEFSVVFNQRTGKCSACNVRRVSEGPKPVATPRPDRLVNRLKSITLDDASAPRLVILRQPRGPDNSKGFSVERKTRQPGVID, encoded by the exons ATGGAAAGGGGCTCCTCTGAACCCCCCGTGGCTCGCAGCGGTGGCTCAGCCCCTGCTGCCTCCACCTCTCCCATGCCCATACCCCGTTCCTCTTCCGTCTCTTGCCACCCTCATCCTGGAAGTAAAAAGTACAAGCGGACCCCTTTGTATCAGCGATCA ATGAGTTTTGACCCAGGGATGCTTCATAACAATGGCCATACCGCATATGCCAACGGCTCAGGGCCTGGCATCAGAGAGACGGGTGTGGTGGAGAAACTCTTGACTTCCTATGGATTCATCCAGTGCTCAGAGCGTCAGGCTCGTCTTTTCTTCCACTGCTCCCAGTACAACGGCAACCTGCAGGAGCTTAAAATAGGAG ATGATGTAGAGTTTGAGGTATCCTCTGACAGGCGCACTGGCAAGCCCATAGCAGTGAAGCTGCTTAAGATAAAGCCAGAAGTGCTGCCAGAGGAGCGCATCTCGGGCCAGGTGGGGCCAGACCTGCACGTCTATCCCTTTACTGTGCTGCATGGTTATATTCATCCA GTTGTCTCATCAGTCCCTCTGAACCTGGATGGAAAAGCAGCTCCTGGTCAGGTTCCCTCTGGCAGTGTTTGTTATGAACGTAACGGG GAAGTTTTTTACCTGACCTATACCCCGGAGGACGTGGAGGGCAACGGCCCTTTGGAGACAGGCGACAAAGTCAGCTTTTACATGGAGACAAACAAGCA TACTGGTGCGGTGAGCGCTCGAAATATTCAGCTTGTGAAGAAAAAGCAGGCACGGTGCCAGGGAGTGGTGTGTGCTACAAAG gAGGCCTTCGGCTTCATTGAGAGGGCAGACGTGGTGAAGGAGATCTTCTTCCACTACAGCGAGTTTAAGGGCGACCTGGAGGCTCTTCAGGCTGGAGACGACGTGGAGTTCACCATCAAAGACAGAAAC GGGAAGGAAGTGGCCACAGACGTGCGCCTGCTGCCCCAGGGCACGGTCATCTTCGAAGACATCAGCATTGAGCAGTTTGAAGGCACCGTTGTTAAAGTAATTCCCAAGGTTCCCACTAAAAACCAG AGCGACCCCCTGCCTGGCCGCATCAGTACAAGGATCGGCTTCTCTGAGAAGGAGCTTCCTTTTGGGGAGAAGGACACCAAGTCCAAGGTGACGCTTCTGGAGGGAGACCACATTCAGTTTAACATCTCCACCGACCGCAGAGATAAACTAGAGAGGGCTACAAACATTGAAATCCTCCCAGACACCTTCAACTTGACCAAGGAGACCCGTGAAAtg GGGGTGATCGCAGCCATACGCGACGGCTTCGGCTTCATAAAGTGCGTGGACCGAGATGCCAGAATGTTCTTCCACTTCAGCGAGGTCCTGGAGGAGAGCCAGCTGCACATCTCGGATGAAGTGGAGTTCACTGTTGTGCCTGTAGGTTCTGTTAAGCTTTTCACAAAA GATATGCTGTCCGCTCAGAGAAACCACGCCGTGCGCATCAAGAAGCTCCCCAAAGGAACGGTGTCCTTCCACACCCAGTCTGAGCAGCGTTTCGTCGGCGTCGTGGAGAAGGAGGTGATCTCAGCCGCCAACAAGAACGCAAGTCCCACTAAGGGAAAGGAGAAG GAAGCTGAAGAGGGAGTGATTGCATATGAAGACTGTGGTGTGAAGCTCACTGTGCCGTATCATGTCAAAGACCTGGAGGGAGGAGGATACCCTCAAGCTGGAGACAAg GTGGAGTTCTGCATCAACGAGATGAAGCGAACCGGCCAGCAGAGTGCAGTTTCCATCAGGGTCCTCAACCGCAATGCCTCCAACTCCAGAAGACTGCACGGTTTTGTTGCTGCGCTGAAGGATAACTTTGGCTTCATCGAAACGGCAAATCATGACCAGGAAGTTTTCTTTCACTACAG TGAAATGTGTGGGGATGTTGATAACCTGGAGCTAGGCGACACAGTGGAGTATACCCTCTCtaaaggaaaaggaaacaaagTCAGCGCTGAAAAGGTCACCAAGGTGGCTGCAG TAAATGGTACTGGTGAAGACGTTGGTGCATCAGTGATGGCAGGGAAAATCCTCCGGCCCATCCGCAGCGTGGATCCCTCACAGACCGAATATCAAGGACTTATTGAAGTCACCGACGAAG gTGGAGAAAAGGGGCAGAATTATGCCTTTGGAATCATGGGAATGACAAACAAGGCTGATTGTCTGCAGAAGGGAGAACATGTCAGGTTCCAGGTTTGCACTGTGAGCCAAACTGGCCAGAAGATGGCCTGTAATGTTGTCCCTCAGCGCAGAGCTCCAGTGGAGTGTGTCAAAGACCAG TTTGGTTTCATCACGTACGAGGTGGGAGAGAGCAAGAAGCTGTTCTTCCACGTAAAAGAAGTGCAGGACGGCGTGGAGCTGCAGATCGGCGATGAGGTGGAGTTTTCCGTCGTCTTCAACCAGCGCACTGGAAAATGTAGCGCCTGCAACGTGCGCAGAGTCAG CGAGGGACCCAAACCAGTGGCCACGCCCCGTCCCGACCGCCTGGTGAACCGCCTGAAGAGCATCACTCTGGACGACGCCAGCGCCCCTCGTCTGGTCATCCTGCGCCAGCCTCGTGGTCCCGACAATTCAAAG GGCTTCAGCGTGGAGCGGAAGACTCGCCAGCCCGGCGTCATCGATTGA
- the csde1 gene encoding cold shock domain-containing protein E1 isoform X2 has translation MERGSSEPPVARSGGSAPAASTSPMPIPRSSSVSCHPHPGSKKYKRTPLYQRSMSFDPGMLHNNGHTAYANGSGPGIRETGVVEKLLTSYGFIQCSERQARLFFHCSQYNGNLQELKIGDDVEFEVSSDRRTGKPIAVKLLKIKPEVLPEERISGQVGPDLHVYPFTVLHGYIHPVVSSVPLNLDGKAAPGQVPSGSVCYERNGEVFYLTYTPEDVEGNGPLETGDKVSFYMETNKHTGAVSARNIQLVKKKQARCQGVVCATKEAFGFIERADVVKEIFFHYSEFKGDLEALQAGDDVEFTIKDRNGKEVATDVRLLPQGTVIFEDISIEQFEGTVVKVIPKVPTKNQSDPLPGRISTRIGFSEKELPFGEKDTKSKVTLLEGDHIQFNISTDRRDKLERATNIEILPDTFNLTKETREMGVIAAIRDGFGFIKCVDRDARMFFHFSEVLEESQLHISDEVEFTVVPVGSVKLFTKDMLSAQRNHAVRIKKLPKGTVSFHTQSEQRFVGVVEKEVISAANKNASPTKGKEKKKDKEAEEGVIAYEDCGVKLTVPYHVKDLEGGGYPQAGDKVEFCINEMKRTGQQSAVSIRVLNRNASNSRRLHGFVAALKDNFGFIETANHDQEVFFHYSEMCGDVDNLELGDTVEYTLSKGKGNKVSAEKVTKVAAVNGTGEDVGASVMAGKILRPIRSVDPSQTEYQGLIEVTDEGGEKGQNYAFGIMGMTNKADCLQKGEHVRFQVCTVSQTGQKMACNVVPQRRAPVECVKDQFGFITYEVGESKKLFFHVKEVQDGVELQIGDEVEFSVVFNQRTGKCSACNVRRVSEGPKPVATPRPDRLVNRLKSITLDDASAPRLVILRQPRGPDNSKGFSVERKTRQPGVID, from the exons ATGGAAAGGGGCTCCTCTGAACCCCCCGTGGCTCGCAGCGGTGGCTCAGCCCCTGCTGCCTCCACCTCTCCCATGCCCATACCCCGTTCCTCTTCCGTCTCTTGCCACCCTCATCCTGGAAGTAAAAAGTACAAGCGGACCCCTTTGTATCAGCGATCA ATGAGTTTTGACCCAGGGATGCTTCATAACAATGGCCATACCGCATATGCCAACGGCTCAGGGCCTGGCATCAGAGAGACGGGTGTGGTGGAGAAACTCTTGACTTCCTATGGATTCATCCAGTGCTCAGAGCGTCAGGCTCGTCTTTTCTTCCACTGCTCCCAGTACAACGGCAACCTGCAGGAGCTTAAAATAGGAG ATGATGTAGAGTTTGAGGTATCCTCTGACAGGCGCACTGGCAAGCCCATAGCAGTGAAGCTGCTTAAGATAAAGCCAGAAGTGCTGCCAGAGGAGCGCATCTCGGGCCAGGTGGGGCCAGACCTGCACGTCTATCCCTTTACTGTGCTGCATGGTTATATTCATCCA GTTGTCTCATCAGTCCCTCTGAACCTGGATGGAAAAGCAGCTCCTGGTCAGGTTCCCTCTGGCAGTGTTTGTTATGAACGTAACGGG GAAGTTTTTTACCTGACCTATACCCCGGAGGACGTGGAGGGCAACGGCCCTTTGGAGACAGGCGACAAAGTCAGCTTTTACATGGAGACAAACAAGCA TACTGGTGCGGTGAGCGCTCGAAATATTCAGCTTGTGAAGAAAAAGCAGGCACGGTGCCAGGGAGTGGTGTGTGCTACAAAG gAGGCCTTCGGCTTCATTGAGAGGGCAGACGTGGTGAAGGAGATCTTCTTCCACTACAGCGAGTTTAAGGGCGACCTGGAGGCTCTTCAGGCTGGAGACGACGTGGAGTTCACCATCAAAGACAGAAAC GGGAAGGAAGTGGCCACAGACGTGCGCCTGCTGCCCCAGGGCACGGTCATCTTCGAAGACATCAGCATTGAGCAGTTTGAAGGCACCGTTGTTAAAGTAATTCCCAAGGTTCCCACTAAAAACCAG AGCGACCCCCTGCCTGGCCGCATCAGTACAAGGATCGGCTTCTCTGAGAAGGAGCTTCCTTTTGGGGAGAAGGACACCAAGTCCAAGGTGACGCTTCTGGAGGGAGACCACATTCAGTTTAACATCTCCACCGACCGCAGAGATAAACTAGAGAGGGCTACAAACATTGAAATCCTCCCAGACACCTTCAACTTGACCAAGGAGACCCGTGAAAtg GGGGTGATCGCAGCCATACGCGACGGCTTCGGCTTCATAAAGTGCGTGGACCGAGATGCCAGAATGTTCTTCCACTTCAGCGAGGTCCTGGAGGAGAGCCAGCTGCACATCTCGGATGAAGTGGAGTTCACTGTTGTGCCTGTAGGTTCTGTTAAGCTTTTCACAAAA GATATGCTGTCCGCTCAGAGAAACCACGCCGTGCGCATCAAGAAGCTCCCCAAAGGAACGGTGTCCTTCCACACCCAGTCTGAGCAGCGTTTCGTCGGCGTCGTGGAGAAGGAGGTGATCTCAGCCGCCAACAAGAACGCAAGTCCCACTAAGGGAAAGGAGAAG AAAAAAGACAAG GAAGCTGAAGAGGGAGTGATTGCATATGAAGACTGTGGTGTGAAGCTCACTGTGCCGTATCATGTCAAAGACCTGGAGGGAGGAGGATACCCTCAAGCTGGAGACAAg GTGGAGTTCTGCATCAACGAGATGAAGCGAACCGGCCAGCAGAGTGCAGTTTCCATCAGGGTCCTCAACCGCAATGCCTCCAACTCCAGAAGACTGCACGGTTTTGTTGCTGCGCTGAAGGATAACTTTGGCTTCATCGAAACGGCAAATCATGACCAGGAAGTTTTCTTTCACTACAG TGAAATGTGTGGGGATGTTGATAACCTGGAGCTAGGCGACACAGTGGAGTATACCCTCTCtaaaggaaaaggaaacaaagTCAGCGCTGAAAAGGTCACCAAGGTGGCTGCAG TAAATGGTACTGGTGAAGACGTTGGTGCATCAGTGATGGCAGGGAAAATCCTCCGGCCCATCCGCAGCGTGGATCCCTCACAGACCGAATATCAAGGACTTATTGAAGTCACCGACGAAG gTGGAGAAAAGGGGCAGAATTATGCCTTTGGAATCATGGGAATGACAAACAAGGCTGATTGTCTGCAGAAGGGAGAACATGTCAGGTTCCAGGTTTGCACTGTGAGCCAAACTGGCCAGAAGATGGCCTGTAATGTTGTCCCTCAGCGCAGAGCTCCAGTGGAGTGTGTCAAAGACCAG TTTGGTTTCATCACGTACGAGGTGGGAGAGAGCAAGAAGCTGTTCTTCCACGTAAAAGAAGTGCAGGACGGCGTGGAGCTGCAGATCGGCGATGAGGTGGAGTTTTCCGTCGTCTTCAACCAGCGCACTGGAAAATGTAGCGCCTGCAACGTGCGCAGAGTCAG CGAGGGACCCAAACCAGTGGCCACGCCCCGTCCCGACCGCCTGGTGAACCGCCTGAAGAGCATCACTCTGGACGACGCCAGCGCCCCTCGTCTGGTCATCCTGCGCCAGCCTCGTGGTCCCGACAATTCAAAG GGCTTCAGCGTGGAGCGGAAGACTCGCCAGCCCGGCGTCATCGATTGA